DNA sequence from the Candidatus Tanganyikabacteria bacterium genome:
GGTGTTCCGGCCGTTTTACCGGGCCGGCGGCGAACTCACGCGCGTGGCTCCCGGGAGCGGCCTGGGCCTGGCGCTGGTCCAGGAGTACGCCAGGGCGCACGGCGGCCGGGTGCGGCTGGAGAGCAACCCGGGCGAGGGCGCCCGCTTCGAGATCGCGCTGCCGCGAGCTTGACCCGCCGCGTCGCGACGCTCGTCGTCTCGCTGCTCGTCGCCTTCCTGACGGTCGCGGGCGGCATCTTGCTCGCGCTGGACACCTTCGCGACGACGGAGTCGGGCGACTACCGGCGCGCGGCACGCCATTTCGCGAAACTGGCCGAACCCGTCTGGAGCGACCTGGAGCACGAGTACCGGCTGGCGTTTCCGGCCATCGGGTTGCCAGCCCGGGACCCGGCGGCGGCGATCGCCAGCCTGGAGCGCCACCCGGCGGTCCAGCAGGCATTCCTCCTCAGCGCGGATCGCAAGCTGACGCTGTCGTGGCCCGCAATCGGCGATCCTCCCCGCAAGGCCCTGACCGTGGATCTCGCGACCTGGCGACCCCGGCTGCTGAGTCCGAGCGGGCAGCCCATGCGCTGGGTCGATCCGCTGCGCGAATCGCCCGCGAACAGGGCCGCCAAACTTCTCGAGCAGCGCATCCTCGACGTGCGCCGCTGGTTGCGCTACGCGGCACAGCGGTCCGACGTGGCTGACACCTGGACCAAGGTGGGCCAGTCCGATCGCTGGGGCTACTCGTCGGTCTACGTCGTGGGCGATGCCCGCCGCGGCTGGGTGGGGCAGGAGCAGGAATTACTCACCTTCTACGAGCGAGCGCTTCCCGCGGCGCTAGCGCGGGCCGGCCTGGCCGGGATCCTCGCTTACCAGGGCGACGGGGAGAGTCCGTGGGCCGTGCCGATGCCCCGAAACCGGTTCCGGCTCGCGGCCAGCCTGGTGCCCGAACCGGTACACCGCTGGGAGTGGTGGGCCTTGCAGGAGCTGTGGTTCTCGATTGCGATCGCCGCGCTCGCCATCGTCCTGACGCTCGCGCTCTCGCTGGCGGTCCGCGCGGGGGCGGGCCTCCTGCGGGATCTCGGCCAGGCGCACGCCCAGTCGAATTTCGTGTCGGGGATCTCGCACGAGATGCGCCTGCCGCTCACGACGGTCAAGATGTACGCGGACATGCTCGCACAGGGCGTGGTGACCGAACCCGAGAAGCGGGAAGCCTATCTGCGCACCATCGGGCAGGAGGCCGACCGCCTCTCGCGGCTCATCGAGAACGTGCTTGATTTCTCTCGCATCTCGAATCGCCGTCGGAGCTACCGAATGGAACGCCTCCGCGTCGCCGACCTGGTCACCGAGGCGACCGCGGCCAGCGACGGCGCCCTGCAAGGGGCCGGGTTGACGGTGGCGGTGGACGTCCCGCCCGATCTGGCGGTCGTCGGCGACCGCCAGGCGATCGTCCAGTCGCTCGTGAACCTCCTGTCCAACGCCGCCAAGTACGCCCGCGACGGCAAGCGGGTGGCGATAGCCGCGGGGCGGACCGGCGGGCGGATCAGGGTGTCGGTGCGCGATTTCGGGCCCGGCATTCCCGAGCGCGAGCGCAAGCGGGTGTTCCGGCCCTTCTACCGGAGCGGGGACGAATTGACGCGCACGGCGACGGGGAGCGGCCTGGGCCTCGCGCTCG
Encoded proteins:
- a CDS encoding HAMP domain-containing histidine kinase — translated: MTRRVATLVVSLLVAFLTVAGGILLALDTFATTESGDYRRAARHFAKLAEPVWSDLEHEYRLAFPAIGLPARDPAAAIASLERHPAVQQAFLLSADRKLTLSWPAIGDPPRKALTVDLATWRPRLLSPSGQPMRWVDPLRESPANRAAKLLEQRILDVRRWLRYAAQRSDVADTWTKVGQSDRWGYSSVYVVGDARRGWVGQEQELLTFYERALPAALARAGLAGILAYQGDGESPWAVPMPRNRFRLAASLVPEPVHRWEWWALQELWFSIAIAALAIVLTLALSLAVRAGAGLLRDLGQAHAQSNFVSGISHEMRLPLTTVKMYADMLAQGVVTEPEKREAYLRTIGQEADRLSRLIENVLDFSRISNRRRSYRMERLRVADLVTEATAASDGALQGAGLTVAVDVPPDLAVVGDRQAIVQSLVNLLSNAAKYARDGKRVAIAAGRTGGRIRVSVRDFGPGIPERERKRVFRPFYRSGDELTRTATGSGLGLALVKEYMAAHGGRVELHGRPGDGSRFDLILPANP